The Stratiformator vulcanicus genome has a segment encoding these proteins:
- a CDS encoding sugar phosphate isomerase/epimerase family protein, whose translation MPHNKPKLHNAMWPGLVGKEEGTDNPPISLDQMLEWTAAAEVNGQKFEGVDYFLFLPHTDPDASDDELKAIADKVAGYDFKIGSLVAPIWPGTVGDSAMGDAEQRKKFVTAVEKACRIAKVFNEHGVRSYGCIRIDSATGTEEWVKDPEAGTKKIAETFKEAAKVAADHGERLAAEGEICWAGMHSWKDVLNLLEAVDMPETLGFQADLAHTYLYLMGYNAPEHALLQEGYSDEDFRAAYETMTDALRPWTIDFHVAQNDGSVHGTGSHDKTGRHCLADDPGGKLDIVECSKYWLKDAPSRGIEHICWDGCMFPNDVMEKPATWNAILEKMVAVREKCGWE comes from the coding sequence ATGCCGCACAACAAACCCAAACTTCATAACGCCATGTGGCCCGGGCTTGTCGGGAAGGAAGAGGGGACCGACAACCCCCCGATCAGTCTCGACCAGATGCTCGAGTGGACCGCCGCCGCGGAGGTCAACGGGCAGAAGTTCGAGGGGGTCGATTACTTCCTCTTCCTGCCGCATACCGACCCCGATGCCTCGGACGACGAGCTCAAGGCGATCGCCGACAAGGTCGCCGGCTACGACTTCAAGATCGGTTCGCTCGTCGCCCCCATCTGGCCGGGTACCGTCGGCGATTCGGCCATGGGCGATGCCGAGCAGCGAAAGAAATTCGTGACCGCCGTCGAGAAAGCCTGCCGCATTGCGAAGGTCTTTAACGAGCACGGCGTCCGCTCCTACGGCTGCATCCGTATCGACTCGGCCACCGGCACTGAGGAGTGGGTCAAGGACCCGGAAGCCGGAACAAAGAAGATCGCGGAGACCTTCAAAGAGGCCGCGAAAGTAGCAGCCGACCACGGCGAGCGATTGGCCGCTGAGGGCGAAATTTGTTGGGCGGGGATGCACTCGTGGAAGGACGTGCTCAACCTGCTCGAAGCGGTTGACATGCCCGAGACGCTCGGATTTCAAGCCGACCTCGCACACACCTATCTCTATCTGATGGGCTATAACGCTCCCGAGCACGCACTGCTTCAGGAAGGCTACAGCGACGAAGATTTCCGGGCCGCTTACGAGACCATGACTGATGCCCTGCGCCCTTGGACGATCGACTTCCATGTCGCCCAGAACGACGGCAGCGTCCACGGCACCGGCAGCCACGACAAGACCGGACGTCACTGCCTCGCCGATGATCCGGGCGGCAAGCTCGACATCGTGGAGTGCTCGAAGTATTGGCTCAAAGATGCCCCGAGTCGCGGCATCGAGCACATCTGCTGGGACGGCTGCATGTTCCCCAACGACGTGATGGAGAAGCCCGCGACATGGAACGCGATCCTGGAGAAGATGGTCGCCGTGCGTGAAAAGTGCGGGTGGGAATAG
- the argC gene encoding N-acetyl-gamma-glutamyl-phosphate reductase, whose product MRVGVLGATGYTALELLKILVRHPDVEVTGLTTRQEHTPHVSEVHPSLTGRLDLKCEDLRTAELAERAELVFCAVPHGAAMAAVPELLEAGCKVIDLSADYRLSDPAVYESWYGLVHTDPTRLGTTVYGLPELFADDIPGKDLIANPGCYTSTSILGLAPLLAEGLIEPTGIIIDAKSGVSGAGRTPKMTTLYPECNESISAYAVGRHRHTPEIEQVLSKVSGKSVEVLFTPHLVPMDRGILATMYATPTEQRSDDDLLEAMRNYYRGKPFVRVVDRLPATKDVSGTNFCDVTVRQCRGKVLVLSVTDNLIKGASGVAVQNLNLLAGFDETAGLL is encoded by the coding sequence ATGCGGGTGGGAGTACTGGGAGCGACCGGCTACACGGCGCTTGAACTGCTGAAGATTCTCGTGCGGCATCCCGATGTCGAAGTCACTGGTCTGACGACGCGGCAGGAGCACACGCCGCACGTCTCGGAGGTGCATCCGAGCCTCACGGGTCGGCTCGATCTGAAGTGCGAAGACCTCCGTACAGCCGAACTCGCCGAGCGGGCCGAGTTGGTTTTCTGCGCCGTACCGCACGGCGCGGCGATGGCGGCAGTGCCGGAACTACTAGAAGCCGGTTGCAAGGTCATTGACCTGAGCGCCGATTACCGACTCAGCGACCCGGCGGTCTATGAATCCTGGTACGGCCTCGTCCACACCGACCCGACCCGATTGGGGACGACCGTCTATGGGCTACCTGAGCTGTTCGCAGATGACATTCCCGGCAAAGACCTGATCGCGAACCCCGGCTGCTACACCAGCACGTCGATCCTTGGCCTCGCCCCGCTTCTGGCTGAAGGACTGATCGAACCAACGGGGATCATTATCGACGCCAAGAGCGGCGTCTCCGGGGCCGGTCGGACACCCAAGATGACGACGCTGTACCCCGAGTGCAACGAGTCGATCAGCGCCTACGCCGTCGGGCGGCACCGACACACACCGGAAATCGAGCAAGTGCTGTCGAAGGTCTCTGGCAAGTCGGTCGAGGTGCTCTTCACACCCCATCTGGTCCCGATGGATCGCGGGATTCTCGCCACGATGTATGCCACGCCGACGGAGCAGCGCAGCGATGACGACCTGCTCGAAGCGATGCGAAACTACTACCGGGGCAAACCGTTCGTCCGTGTCGTCGACCGACTCCCCGCCACCAAGGACGTCTCCGGCACCAACTTCTGCGACGTCACCGTCCGCCAATGCCGCGGCAAGGTGCTGGTACTCTCGGTGACCGATAACCTCATCAAAGGCGCATCGGGCGTGGCGGTGCAGAATCTGAATTTGCTGGCCGGGTTCGACGAGACCGCGGGGTTGTTGTGA
- a CDS encoding Gfo/Idh/MocA family protein, with amino-acid sequence MSKPLNIGLIGYGFMGRTHSNAYSQVSHFFDTEYKPVKKAVCGRDKEKAQAFADQWGYESVETDWKQLIARNDIDAIDICTPNNLHSGPAIAAAEAGKTILCEKPLAIDSEEAEKMCEAVEKAGVPNIVWYNYRRIPAVTLAKQLIDEGRLGKIFHYRANFLQDWTINADLPQGGAALWRLDAEAAGSGVTGDLLAHCIDTAIWLNGSITDVSAMTETFVKERMHNLTGKMEAVKIDDACAFLCHFGNGSLGLFESTRYARGHKALYTFEINGEKASIRWDLHDLNRLEYFDHSDDSVVRGWRTVHITDGDMPYMDHWWVPGLCIGYEHTFIHQVADFLKSLETGEAAGPTFRDALETQQVCDAVLHSAKERCWTDVAG; translated from the coding sequence ATGTCTAAACCACTCAACATCGGCCTGATCGGTTACGGCTTTATGGGCCGGACGCATTCGAACGCTTACTCACAAGTCAGCCATTTCTTCGACACCGAGTATAAGCCGGTGAAGAAGGCTGTCTGCGGGCGGGATAAGGAGAAGGCACAGGCCTTTGCCGATCAATGGGGCTACGAATCGGTCGAGACCGACTGGAAGCAGTTGATCGCGCGGAATGACATCGACGCGATCGATATCTGCACGCCGAACAACCTGCACAGTGGACCGGCGATCGCTGCCGCAGAAGCGGGCAAGACGATCCTGTGCGAAAAGCCGTTGGCCATTGATTCCGAAGAAGCGGAGAAGATGTGCGAGGCGGTCGAGAAGGCCGGTGTCCCCAATATCGTTTGGTACAACTATCGCCGCATCCCGGCCGTCACGCTCGCCAAGCAACTCATCGACGAAGGTCGTCTCGGCAAGATATTCCACTATCGCGCCAACTTCCTGCAGGACTGGACGATCAACGCGGACTTACCGCAGGGCGGGGCGGCGCTGTGGCGACTCGATGCCGAAGCCGCCGGGAGTGGGGTGACCGGCGACCTGCTGGCCCACTGCATCGACACCGCGATTTGGCTCAACGGCTCGATCACCGATGTCTCCGCGATGACCGAGACCTTCGTCAAAGAGCGGATGCACAACCTGACCGGAAAAATGGAAGCGGTGAAGATCGACGATGCCTGTGCGTTTCTGTGCCACTTCGGCAACGGTTCGCTGGGGCTGTTCGAGTCGACCCGTTACGCCCGCGGGCACAAGGCGCTTTACACGTTCGAGATCAATGGCGAAAAGGCATCTATCCGCTGGGACCTGCACGATCTGAACCGACTGGAGTACTTCGACCACAGCGACGACTCGGTCGTCCGTGGTTGGCGGACGGTTCACATCACTGATGGTGACATGCCTTACATGGATCACTGGTGGGTCCCCGGACTATGCATCGGGTACGAGCACACCTTCATCCATCAGGTGGCGGACTTCCTGAAGAGCCTCGAAACCGGCGAGGCCGCCGGTCCGACGTTCCGGGATGCTCTGGAGACCCAGCAGGTTTGCGATGCAGTGCTCCACAGTGCGAAGGAGCGTTGCTGGACCGACGTTGCGGGCTGA
- a CDS encoding sigma 54-interacting transcriptional regulator, producing the protein MRTREHLAQDHAYLVVRSGASWRDVYRLEPDRVLTVGRAAENRIVLADEMCSRRHCEIYGQAEQWKVRDLDSRNGTEVDGKPIIELELSEGNVIQIGSTELMFSFDLGRIEAARNGEDQQSATITATGPEILDRRKVTSYLSLEDLERAEDLARLGEDLASLYRLALSMAEVDDISDLGRRVLDQLCKRTGAEIGALLITKKSSLDLPRLKVPNDFDLTAFHSADGDQPNLSHSVSEIVLDSDEAVLANDLADDSRLSDRDSLGELRARGVICAPMRWDEKTYGLVHLYTMNPQIRLGTNDLDFTLAVANQLAIVVNQKHERDRLTLNLTRAESENRNLKQQLRSETEIIGDSPPMQQLKTEIARVAPTEATVLVRGESGVGKELVARALHAGSGRASGPLVCLNCAALAESLLESELFGHEKGAFTGATAKKAGKFEQADGGTLFLDEVGEMPMSIQAKFLRAMEGHAFERVGGSRPISADVRIVAATNRDLETAVREGDFRRDLYFRLNVVIVTVPPLKRRTGDIDILARHFVQKFSMRSDRVIRGLTKSAVELLRHHSWPGNVRELQNTIERAVILCEGDEIADTDLQLMPLDQEEVSTDTAEFAPVSLAEVERRHILATLTSTDGNKSKAAQILGIERSTLDRKLKRYRDG; encoded by the coding sequence ATGCGGACACGGGAACACCTAGCGCAGGATCATGCGTATCTCGTCGTGCGCAGCGGCGCGAGTTGGCGCGACGTCTATCGGCTCGAGCCGGACCGGGTCCTCACGGTCGGACGCGCCGCCGAAAATCGCATCGTTCTCGCCGACGAAATGTGCAGCCGGCGTCACTGCGAGATCTACGGTCAGGCCGAGCAATGGAAGGTCCGTGACCTCGATAGTCGAAATGGGACGGAGGTCGACGGCAAACCGATCATCGAACTGGAACTGTCCGAAGGCAACGTCATTCAGATCGGCAGCACCGAGCTGATGTTTTCGTTCGATCTCGGGCGGATCGAGGCGGCACGCAACGGCGAAGATCAGCAATCGGCCACGATCACCGCTACTGGTCCGGAGATTCTCGATCGGCGAAAGGTCACCAGTTACCTGTCGCTCGAAGACTTGGAGCGTGCCGAAGACCTCGCGCGGCTCGGGGAGGATTTGGCGAGCCTGTATCGCCTGGCACTCAGCATGGCCGAGGTGGACGATATCTCCGACCTCGGACGGCGCGTCCTCGATCAACTCTGCAAGCGAACCGGGGCGGAGATCGGCGCGTTACTAATCACGAAGAAGTCGTCGCTCGACCTGCCACGCCTCAAGGTGCCCAACGACTTCGATTTGACCGCGTTTCACTCTGCCGATGGCGATCAGCCGAATCTGTCGCATTCCGTCTCCGAGATCGTACTCGACAGCGACGAAGCCGTGCTCGCTAACGATCTCGCCGACGACAGTCGACTCTCCGATCGAGACAGCCTTGGTGAATTACGGGCGCGGGGCGTGATTTGTGCGCCGATGCGGTGGGACGAAAAGACTTACGGGCTCGTCCACCTCTACACGATGAATCCGCAAATTCGATTGGGCACCAATGACCTCGACTTCACGTTGGCCGTTGCCAACCAATTGGCGATCGTCGTCAATCAGAAGCACGAGCGAGACCGCCTGACGCTGAACCTGACTCGGGCCGAAAGCGAAAATCGAAACCTCAAGCAGCAGCTTCGATCTGAGACCGAGATCATCGGCGACAGCCCGCCGATGCAGCAGCTTAAGACCGAGATTGCTCGGGTCGCTCCGACCGAGGCGACGGTCCTCGTGCGGGGCGAAAGCGGCGTTGGCAAGGAACTGGTCGCACGGGCCCTGCACGCCGGCAGCGGCCGCGCTAGCGGCCCGCTCGTCTGCCTCAACTGCGCGGCTCTCGCCGAGAGCCTATTGGAAAGCGAACTCTTCGGACACGAAAAAGGGGCCTTTACCGGCGCGACGGCCAAGAAAGCGGGTAAGTTCGAACAAGCCGACGGCGGGACGCTCTTTCTGGACGAAGTCGGCGAAATGCCCATGTCGATTCAGGCGAAGTTCCTGCGAGCGATGGAGGGACACGCCTTCGAACGGGTCGGCGGAAGCCGCCCGATCTCGGCCGATGTGCGGATCGTGGCGGCGACCAATCGCGATCTTGAAACAGCCGTGCGCGAGGGAGACTTTCGCCGAGACCTCTACTTTCGCCTCAATGTGGTCATCGTCACGGTGCCTCCACTGAAGCGACGAACAGGCGACATCGACATTCTAGCCCGGCACTTCGTGCAAAAGTTTTCGATGCGCAGCGACCGCGTGATTCGCGGCTTGACCAAATCGGCGGTCGAGTTGCTGCGGCACCATTCTTGGCCCGGGAACGTGCGAGAGCTTCAAAATACAATCGAACGTGCTGTCATCCTGTGCGAGGGGGACGAGATCGCTGACACCGATCTGCAACTCATGCCGCTCGATCAGGAAGAGGTCTCAACCGATACCGCAGAGTTCGCACCCGTTTCGCTTGCGGAAGTGGAGCGCCGACACATTCTGGCGACGCTCACGTCGACCGACGGCAACAAATCGAAGGCCGCCCAGATCCTCGGCATCGAACGTTCGACACTCGATCGCAAACTCAAGCGATATCGCGACGGTTAA
- a CDS encoding 3'-5' exoribonuclease domain-containing protein, whose protein sequence is MPKPEIYISTDVETDGPIPGPHSMLSLGSAAYLADKSLVNTFEVNLDLLDGASGHPDTMKWWKTQPDAWAACRTEPQPPDKAMHRYVSWIESLEGKPVFAAYPAGFDFLFVYWYLIRFVGRSPFSHSALDMKTLAMALLRKDYRNSTKRNMPKRWFDKLPHTHKALDDAIEQGAMLCNMLAELKSSR, encoded by the coding sequence ATGCCTAAACCCGAAATCTACATCAGCACTGACGTCGAAACTGACGGCCCCATCCCCGGCCCGCATTCAATGCTCAGTCTCGGTAGCGCCGCGTATCTTGCCGATAAGTCGCTCGTGAACACCTTCGAGGTCAATCTCGATTTGCTTGATGGAGCAAGCGGACATCCCGACACCATGAAGTGGTGGAAAACTCAGCCCGACGCGTGGGCCGCGTGTCGAACCGAGCCGCAGCCTCCCGACAAAGCAATGCATCGATATGTGAGCTGGATCGAGAGCCTTGAGGGGAAGCCCGTGTTCGCGGCCTATCCGGCCGGTTTCGACTTCCTGTTTGTCTATTGGTATCTCATTCGATTCGTCGGTCGCAGCCCGTTTTCGCACTCCGCGCTCGATATGAAGACGCTTGCGATGGCCTTACTCCGAAAGGACTATCGTAATTCGACGAAACGGAACATGCCCAAACGCTGGTTCGACAAGTTGCCTCACACCCACAAAGCACTTGACGATGCGATTGAGCAAGGAGCAATGCTCTGCAACATGCTTGCGGAACTGAAGTCGTCACGCTGA
- a CDS encoding DUF4058 family protein, with product MPSPFPGMDPYLESPIHWVGFHQVLIVEILRQLKMPLRAAGYFADVGERIWLAEAGQRILPDLTVLRRPATMREPNVAVLDADEPIRVARTEIEYRQPYIEIYSKDGNQIVSGIEIVSPANKSRGKGRRLYRRKQKETRRAGIHLVEVDLLRGGRPIVDLPPAVFENSKAHDYAINIGRRGSEDFEFYLLGVRERLPRIPVPLRARDTDVVLDLQVCVNAAFDTGPYEDRIDYTEEPNPPLEAEDAAWADGVLRAAKLRH from the coding sequence ATGCCGAGTCCGTTTCCGGGAATGGATCCCTACTTGGAGTCGCCGATTCACTGGGTTGGCTTTCATCAAGTCTTGATCGTCGAAATTCTCCGCCAACTCAAAATGCCGCTCAGAGCGGCCGGCTATTTCGCGGATGTGGGAGAACGCATCTGGCTCGCGGAGGCTGGCCAGCGAATCCTGCCCGACCTGACCGTGCTGCGACGTCCCGCCACGATGCGCGAGCCGAACGTGGCGGTACTCGACGCCGATGAACCGATCCGCGTCGCTCGAACCGAGATTGAGTACCGACAGCCATACATCGAAATTTATTCCAAGGATGGAAATCAAATCGTATCGGGAATCGAGATTGTTAGTCCGGCAAATAAAAGCCGTGGGAAAGGTCGTAGGCTTTACCGACGTAAGCAAAAAGAAACCCGCCGGGCGGGCATTCACTTGGTCGAGGTCGACCTGCTTCGCGGTGGTCGGCCGATCGTCGACCTGCCGCCGGCTGTCTTCGAGAATAGCAAGGCGCACGACTACGCAATCAACATCGGGCGGCGTGGGTCCGAGGATTTCGAATTCTACTTACTCGGCGTTCGCGAACGCCTTCCGCGCATCCCGGTTCCTCTCAGAGCTCGCGACACCGATGTCGTGCTTGACCTGCAGGTTTGCGTCAACGCTGCTTTCGACACGGGGCCTTACGAAGACCGTATCGACTATACGGAAGAGCCGAACCCGCCGCTCGAGGCCGAAGATGCCGCATGGGCGGATGGCGTTCTGCGCGCTGCGAAATTGCGACATTGA
- a CDS encoding class I mannose-6-phosphate isomerase has protein sequence MSKAAQTAINALTEGGGIFRLAPTWVPRSFLQPGRRLKLHPDDYYALGKDRGGIDERWFGSTTPAANEGAPPDEGLSYCVFQGERFTLKEAIEELKGDVIGEEIWNKYGKWPVYSKFFDNMGPIPHHMHQSAEQAKLVGQEGKPESYYFPPQMNAIGNNFPYTFMGLEPGTTKDDIVKCLERWNDGDNGIIDFSKAYRLKPGTGWLIPPCVLHAPGSLVTYEPQWGSDVFAMYQSLVEGRDVPWSLLVKDFPEDKHQDLEYIVDALDWDGNVDPNFKDNHYLEPVISEGGESEGWVDKWIVYGKVGGEQLFTAKELTLQPGANCTIKDGGAYGWITVQGSGRIGNLKLQTPAMIRFGAMTEDEVFVTAKAAKDGVKFENTGTEPLVGLRYFGPGAQPDAPEMGAYKD, from the coding sequence ATGTCCAAGGCTGCTCAAACCGCGATCAATGCCCTCACCGAAGGGGGCGGCATCTTCCGTCTCGCCCCGACATGGGTGCCTCGCTCTTTCCTGCAACCGGGCCGTCGGCTGAAACTCCACCCGGACGATTACTACGCCCTCGGAAAGGATCGCGGCGGCATCGACGAACGTTGGTTTGGCTCGACGACCCCGGCCGCCAATGAAGGTGCACCGCCCGATGAGGGCCTGAGCTACTGTGTGTTCCAAGGCGAACGATTCACGCTTAAAGAAGCGATTGAAGAGCTGAAGGGCGACGTGATCGGCGAGGAGATTTGGAACAAGTACGGCAAATGGCCCGTCTATTCCAAGTTTTTCGACAACATGGGCCCGATCCCGCACCACATGCACCAAAGCGCCGAGCAGGCCAAACTCGTCGGACAGGAAGGCAAGCCGGAATCGTACTACTTCCCGCCGCAGATGAACGCGATCGGAAATAACTTCCCGTACACGTTCATGGGGCTTGAGCCGGGCACCACGAAGGACGACATCGTCAAATGCCTGGAGCGCTGGAATGACGGCGACAACGGCATCATCGACTTCTCGAAGGCCTATCGCCTCAAACCCGGCACCGGTTGGTTGATCCCGCCTTGCGTGCTGCACGCACCGGGCAGTCTCGTCACGTACGAGCCCCAGTGGGGCAGCGACGTTTTCGCGATGTACCAGTCGCTGGTCGAAGGCCGCGACGTGCCTTGGTCGCTCTTGGTGAAAGACTTCCCGGAGGACAAGCATCAGGATCTGGAATACATCGTCGACGCCCTCGACTGGGATGGCAACGTCGATCCGAATTTTAAGGACAACCACTACCTGGAGCCGGTGATTTCCGAAGGAGGCGAGTCGGAAGGCTGGGTCGACAAGTGGATCGTCTACGGCAAGGTCGGCGGTGAACAACTCTTTACGGCGAAGGAACTCACCCTACAGCCCGGCGCAAACTGCACGATCAAAGACGGCGGCGCCTACGGCTGGATCACGGTGCAGGGATCGGGCCGGATCGGCAATTTGAAACTGCAAACCCCGGCGATGATTCGCTTCGGCGCGATGACCGAAGACGAAGTCTTCGTCACGGCGAAAGCGGCGAAAGACGGCGTGAAGTTCGAGAACACGGGAACAGAACCCCTCGTCGGCCTGCGGTACTTCGGCCCGGGGGCCCAACCCGATGCGCCGGAGATGGGGGCTTATAAGGATTGA
- the greA gene encoding transcription elongation factor GreA encodes MDRQPITQAGYDKILAEIKQLEEVEMPQVREAIKVAREEGDLSENAEYHGQREQQGMLQAKIYQLKSRLSNCVIVKKEDLPKDVVGFGTIVTVKDLSDDIEEQYELVGPGEEDYSAEPMKILTSSPIAQALEGKKVGDQAETEIPTGTLRLEIVKIEPAE; translated from the coding sequence ATGGACCGACAACCGATCACCCAAGCTGGCTACGACAAGATTCTGGCCGAGATCAAACAGCTCGAAGAAGTCGAGATGCCGCAGGTCCGCGAGGCGATCAAAGTCGCCCGCGAAGAAGGCGATCTGAGCGAGAATGCGGAATATCATGGCCAGCGAGAACAGCAGGGGATGCTGCAGGCCAAGATCTACCAGTTGAAGAGCCGACTCTCCAATTGCGTGATCGTCAAGAAGGAAGACCTGCCGAAGGACGTGGTCGGTTTCGGAACGATCGTGACGGTCAAAGACCTGTCGGACGATATAGAAGAACAGTACGAACTCGTCGGGCCGGGCGAAGAGGACTATTCCGCCGAGCCGATGAAGATTCTCACAAGTAGCCCGATCGCGCAGGCGCTCGAAGGCAAGAAGGTGGGCGATCAGGCCGAGACAGAGATTCCGACCGGCACATTGCGGCTCGAGATCGTCAAAATCGAACCGGCTGAGTGA
- a CDS encoding outer membrane protein assembly factor BamB family protein codes for MTSISALRSALFGRAIPISKSVQFAVALGMIVLIAYPAQASAAEHWPRFRGPDGAGVVSGTTIPSKWAAEDYLWNVEIEGVGHSSPVVWGDRLFLNTATNDGRDRRLIAIDIATGASIWSVDLNLDSNHLHQKNSWASGSPAVDADVVCTTFADTEQFVVSAFDHDGELLWRQDVGPFDSKHGHGASPLLVGDLVIVTNDQLGPSATYAFSKFDGEVRWKLDRASGHTAYSTPLMIERNGRKQVVLSSSASGVTAVDVADGSEVWSTRGFRQRVVGSPILAGDFVIQTAGQGGGGKDFLAIDPYGKGDRKAGSIVKEMTRSLPYVPTPVYYDGKLFLWTDGGIIVCLDATDFRRLWIERLPGAAFSGSPVCIDGRLCAMSEDGTAYVVSASDRFELLGRTALGDPSYSTPAVANNKLFLRTFHRLMCLPGQD; via the coding sequence ATGACATCAATTTCGGCTCTGCGAAGTGCCCTGTTCGGTCGCGCGATTCCTATCTCTAAATCAGTCCAATTCGCTGTTGCGCTGGGAATGATCGTCCTTATTGCCTACCCCGCCCAAGCCTCGGCGGCCGAACATTGGCCGCGATTTCGTGGACCGGATGGCGCCGGTGTCGTCAGTGGAACAACCATCCCCAGCAAATGGGCTGCCGAAGACTACTTGTGGAACGTCGAAATCGAAGGGGTGGGCCATTCGTCGCCGGTCGTGTGGGGGGATCGCCTGTTCCTCAACACGGCCACGAACGACGGCCGCGATCGCCGATTGATCGCGATCGACATCGCCACCGGTGCGTCCATCTGGTCGGTCGACCTCAACCTCGATTCAAATCATCTGCACCAGAAAAACAGTTGGGCCTCCGGATCGCCCGCCGTCGATGCCGACGTCGTCTGCACGACGTTCGCCGATACGGAGCAATTCGTCGTCTCCGCATTCGATCACGATGGCGAACTGTTGTGGCGGCAAGACGTCGGGCCGTTCGACAGCAAGCACGGACACGGCGCGTCGCCATTGCTGGTGGGTGATCTCGTCATTGTGACGAATGACCAATTGGGACCGAGTGCAACGTACGCCTTCTCGAAGTTCGACGGCGAGGTCCGTTGGAAGCTCGACCGGGCTTCCGGGCACACCGCTTACTCAACGCCGTTGATGATTGAGCGGAACGGCCGCAAGCAAGTGGTTCTCTCCAGCAGCGCCTCGGGTGTGACGGCCGTCGACGTGGCTGATGGTTCAGAAGTCTGGTCGACGCGCGGGTTCCGGCAGCGGGTCGTCGGCAGCCCGATCCTGGCCGGTGACTTCGTGATCCAAACGGCTGGGCAGGGCGGTGGCGGAAAGGATTTTCTGGCGATCGACCCGTACGGCAAGGGAGACCGAAAAGCCGGTTCGATCGTGAAGGAAATGACGCGCTCACTGCCCTATGTTCCGACTCCGGTTTACTACGACGGCAAACTGTTCCTGTGGACCGACGGCGGAATCATCGTCTGTCTCGACGCGACCGACTTTCGTCGTCTCTGGATCGAACGTCTGCCCGGTGCGGCGTTCAGCGGCTCGCCCGTCTGCATCGACGGTCGGTTGTGTGCGATGAGCGAGGACGGCACGGCGTACGTGGTTTCCGCGTCCGACCGATTCGAGTTGCTCGGTCGGACGGCCTTGGGCGACCCGAGCTATTCGACCCCCGCGGTTGCGAATAATAAGCTCTTTTTGCGGACGTTCCATCGGCTGATGTGTCTGCCCGGCCAAGACTAA